From one Shewanella sp. GD04112 genomic stretch:
- the tsaB gene encoding tRNA (adenosine(37)-N6)-threonylcarbamoyltransferase complex dimerization subunit type 1 TsaB produces MTTPQDSVCILALDTCTEACSAALYYQGQVFAELADAPREHSQRLLPMVEGVLKQANVGLDKLDAIAYGRGPGSFTGIRICTSMTQGLALGLDLPVIGISTLAAMAQMAIAEHSAEQVLCCIDARMGEVYWGQFVAVDGIATLVGKEVVSAPEQVELAFDLNKAIVGCGTGFDAYPELLALGSGMTSLAAVKYPDARAMLALAEAGIKAGLTTSVDELEPVYLRDTVTWKKLPGRE; encoded by the coding sequence ATGACAACACCCCAAGACTCTGTTTGTATTCTCGCCCTCGACACTTGTACCGAAGCTTGTTCGGCTGCCCTGTATTATCAAGGACAGGTTTTTGCTGAGTTAGCCGATGCGCCTCGGGAGCATAGTCAGCGTTTATTGCCTATGGTGGAAGGTGTATTAAAACAAGCCAATGTCGGCTTAGATAAACTGGATGCCATTGCTTACGGCCGTGGGCCAGGCAGTTTTACGGGGATCCGTATTTGCACCAGCATGACACAAGGTTTAGCCCTAGGGTTAGACTTACCCGTTATCGGCATTTCCACCTTAGCGGCCATGGCACAAATGGCGATTGCTGAGCACTCTGCCGAGCAAGTGCTCTGTTGTATCGATGCGCGCATGGGAGAAGTGTACTGGGGTCAATTCGTTGCCGTCGATGGCATTGCCACCTTAGTCGGTAAAGAGGTAGTGAGTGCGCCAGAGCAGGTTGAACTAGCATTCGATCTTAATAAAGCCATTGTCGGCTGTGGCACTGGGTTTGATGCCTATCCCGAGTTATTAGCGTTAGGCAGCGGCATGACCTCCTTAGCGGCGGTGAAGTATCCCGATGCCCGTGCCATGTTAGCGTTAGCCGAAGCGGGTATCAAAGCGGGATTAACCACCAGTGTCGATGAACTCGAACCTGTGTACCTACGTGATACTGTGACATGGAAAAAGTTACCGGGACGTGAATAA